One segment of Paraburkholderia sp. PGU19 DNA contains the following:
- the mdtN gene encoding multidrug transporter subunit MdtN, whose amino-acid sequence MATTANRTKKRAWPAIVLVVLTLLLVVFVIRQLERAPRTDDAYVYADTIDVVPEVNGRIVELPVHDNQAVKQGDLLFRIDPRPYQDALTRGKASLVALDRQIELTQRTVNAQQYNAESVRAAVERARAAAAQASDTLHRMEPLLSHGYVSAEDVDRARTAQRATQAELSAAQLQAQQAAAAVSGVDALVAQRAVVTAEISLAELNLEYATVRAPFDGRIVSLKTATGQFATALKPVFTLIDTRHWYVVANFRETELKGIRTGTPATVYLMSDTDQRFRGTVDSISYGIASDEAGLALPGGLPRIQRTLNWVHVSQRFPVKILVDDPNPELFRVGTSAVAVLHPGNDGERH is encoded by the coding sequence ATGGCGACAACTGCCAACCGGACAAAGAAGCGCGCATGGCCGGCCATCGTCCTGGTCGTGCTGACGCTGCTATTGGTGGTCTTCGTGATCCGCCAGCTGGAACGCGCGCCGCGTACCGATGACGCCTATGTCTACGCGGATACGATCGACGTCGTACCCGAGGTGAACGGCCGCATCGTCGAATTGCCCGTGCACGACAACCAGGCGGTGAAGCAGGGCGATCTGCTGTTTCGCATCGATCCGCGTCCGTATCAGGATGCGCTGACGCGGGGCAAGGCGTCGCTCGTTGCGCTCGACAGGCAGATCGAGTTGACCCAGCGCACGGTCAACGCGCAGCAGTACAACGCTGAGTCGGTGCGCGCGGCTGTCGAGCGTGCACGCGCCGCAGCCGCTCAGGCGTCCGATACGCTACATCGCATGGAGCCGCTGTTGTCGCACGGTTATGTGTCGGCGGAGGACGTCGACCGTGCGCGCACCGCGCAACGCGCCACGCAGGCCGAACTCAGCGCCGCGCAACTGCAGGCGCAGCAGGCGGCAGCCGCCGTGAGCGGCGTCGATGCGCTGGTTGCGCAACGTGCCGTTGTCACGGCGGAAATCTCGCTTGCGGAACTGAATCTGGAGTATGCGACGGTGCGAGCGCCTTTCGACGGACGCATCGTGTCGTTGAAGACGGCGACGGGCCAGTTTGCAACGGCGCTCAAACCGGTCTTCACGTTGATCGATACGCGCCACTGGTACGTGGTCGCGAACTTTCGTGAGACGGAACTCAAGGGCATCAGGACGGGGACGCCAGCGACGGTGTATCTGATGAGCGATACGGATCAGCGCTTTCGGGGCACCGTCGATTCGATCAGTTATGGCATCGCGTCCGACGAAGCCGGTCTCGCCTTGCCCGGCGGATTGCCGCGCATTCAACGCACGCTTAACTGGGTTCATGTGTCACAGCGGTTTCCGGTCAAGATCCTTGTAGATGATCCAAACCCCGAGCTGTTCCGCGTCGGCACGTCGGCGGTGGCGGTGCTGCACCCGGGCAACGACGGCGAACGCCATTGA
- a CDS encoding LacI family DNA-binding transcriptional regulator produces the protein MAHRFLIKEIALQAGLGVATVDRVLNDRAHVREHTRKRVEQAIRELEKQELQLATTGRKLIVDVVVEAPARFADEIRSALEAELPVLHPAVFRPRFHLRETMTTDEVLDTLRSIGRRGSHGVFLKARDVPEIAAAIGELQRSGIPVITTFTDIPLSGRIAYAGLDNRVAGATAAYLITQWLAPQPGNVLITMSDERFRGEEEREISFRRALRARQPQLTLIDASGGHGLDTLTEERVLKVITAHKKIDAVYSMGGGNVAILRAIEAKQRYAVRFIGHDLDRDNVRLLREGKIQAILHHELRQDMRSACQHVMHFHRLLPASAVSPSSSVVVVTPENIPEHIASRFR, from the coding sequence ATGGCTCATCGCTTCCTTATCAAGGAGATAGCACTTCAGGCGGGGCTCGGTGTCGCAACTGTCGACCGGGTGCTAAATGATCGCGCCCACGTTCGGGAACACACCCGCAAGCGAGTTGAGCAGGCCATCAGAGAACTCGAAAAACAGGAACTGCAACTGGCAACCACCGGGCGAAAGTTGATTGTCGACGTCGTCGTGGAAGCGCCTGCCCGGTTTGCCGACGAGATAAGAAGCGCGCTCGAAGCCGAACTGCCGGTGCTGCACCCGGCTGTCTTTCGACCGCGATTCCACTTGCGCGAGACGATGACGACGGATGAAGTCCTCGATACGCTTCGATCGATTGGACGACGAGGCAGCCATGGGGTGTTTCTGAAGGCGCGTGACGTTCCCGAAATCGCAGCAGCGATAGGCGAGCTGCAACGAAGCGGCATTCCTGTCATCACGACCTTCACGGACATCCCATTGTCAGGGCGCATTGCCTATGCCGGGCTCGACAATCGCGTCGCCGGAGCCACCGCGGCGTATCTCATTACCCAATGGCTGGCTCCGCAGCCGGGAAACGTTTTGATAACGATGAGCGACGAGCGCTTCCGCGGCGAAGAAGAACGTGAAATAAGCTTCCGGCGCGCGTTGAGGGCGCGTCAACCGCAACTCACGTTGATCGATGCCAGTGGTGGTCATGGTCTTGACACGCTCACTGAAGAGCGGGTTCTCAAGGTCATTACCGCACACAAGAAAATCGACGCGGTCTACTCGATGGGTGGCGGAAACGTCGCCATTCTCAGGGCAATCGAAGCGAAGCAGCGGTACGCCGTTCGCTTTATCGGACACGACCTCGACAGGGATAACGTCCGACTTCTGCGAGAAGGCAAGATTCAGGCGATCTTGCATCATGAGCTTCGTCAGGACATGCGCTCGGCGTGCCAACACGTCATGCATTTTCATAGACTCTTGCCGGCGTCGGCGGTATCGCCGTCGTCATCCGTTGTCGTGGTAACGCCGGAGAATATTCCCGAGCACATTGCGAGCCGATTCCGATGA
- a CDS encoding YtcA family lipoprotein, with the protein MKRHVPFAKDSHAKRARGTAAIAAVLVSGCANSPSLSVLGAYFPDWLFCLVAGVVLTVVVHLIVKRLRAGLVLWPAAVVYPTLVTFLSLAVWLMLFQH; encoded by the coding sequence TTGAAACGACACGTTCCATTCGCCAAAGACTCACATGCAAAGCGTGCGCGCGGGACGGCGGCGATCGCCGCGGTTCTCGTTTCAGGGTGCGCGAATTCGCCATCCCTCAGCGTACTCGGCGCGTACTTTCCGGACTGGCTGTTCTGTCTCGTCGCGGGCGTGGTGCTCACGGTCGTCGTCCATCTGATTGTCAAACGCTTGCGGGCCGGGCTTGTGTTGTGGCCTGCGGCGGTGGTGTATCCCACGCTTGTCACTTTTCTTTCACTCGCTGTCTGGTTGATGCTGTTCCAACATTGA
- a CDS encoding response regulator translates to MIDDDRRVLAALANLLASGGYGTRVYESAVDFFSDGYAGLLCVVTDLGMRPIDGIQVLDKTVQSGTATPVIIITGKPTGHTEDYYLQRGALGFFRKPVDGDALLDLLDSI, encoded by the coding sequence GTGATTGATGATGACCGTCGCGTCCTGGCGGCTCTGGCCAACCTGCTGGCTTCTGGCGGGTATGGAACGCGGGTTTATGAATCCGCAGTGGATTTCTTTTCCGACGGTTACGCGGGCCTTTTATGTGTTGTCACCGACCTGGGAATGCGGCCCATCGACGGCATTCAGGTGCTCGATAAAACGGTTCAGTCGGGCACCGCCACGCCCGTCATCATTATCACGGGCAAACCGACCGGGCATACGGAAGACTACTATTTGCAGAGAGGCGCATTGGGTTTCTTCCGAAAGCCTGTCGATGGCGACGCGTTGCTAGACCTGCTGGATAGCATTTAA
- a CDS encoding M12 family metallopeptidase codes for MSADDKELLQTLVKILQVADAAVNGNASDGDEHKDNPVAASAAPHGEAPSCTIKTLPDRLSVSAAQTAVKVNPVNAPAFAASSMLAANVPLEPMAIAVMTSKYWGPTARQMTVSFMENTPTDLRARILSHMNAWARVSCVTFVETQGVGDVRISRGPGGYWSYLGTDILHIPKDRPTMNLESFTMNTPESEYLRVVRHETGHTLGFPHEHMRQALVARIDPQKAYDFFYRQYGWNKTAVDQQVLTALDERSIMATPPDQTSIMCYQLPGSITRDGQPIQGGLDINRTDYTFAARIYPKAAYNTMDTPDDAQKSSVDRDAWSASEDVEVTV; via the coding sequence ATGAGTGCGGACGACAAAGAACTTCTTCAGACGCTCGTGAAGATTCTGCAAGTTGCGGACGCGGCAGTCAACGGCAATGCGTCGGATGGCGACGAGCATAAAGACAACCCGGTAGCGGCGTCGGCGGCCCCACACGGTGAAGCACCATCGTGCACGATCAAGACGCTTCCCGATCGGCTCTCCGTTTCAGCGGCCCAAACAGCAGTCAAGGTGAATCCCGTCAACGCACCCGCGTTTGCTGCTTCGTCGATGCTGGCTGCGAACGTGCCTCTCGAACCGATGGCCATCGCAGTCATGACATCCAAGTACTGGGGGCCGACAGCGCGTCAAATGACAGTGAGCTTCATGGAGAACACGCCCACTGATCTTCGTGCGCGCATTCTGAGTCACATGAATGCGTGGGCGCGGGTATCGTGCGTGACGTTCGTCGAAACACAGGGGGTGGGAGACGTACGCATTTCTCGTGGCCCGGGAGGATACTGGTCGTATCTCGGCACGGACATTCTTCATATCCCGAAAGATCGGCCGACGATGAACCTGGAATCGTTCACAATGAATACGCCGGAGTCGGAATACCTGCGTGTCGTTCGGCACGAAACCGGGCACACGCTGGGCTTTCCGCACGAGCATATGCGCCAGGCACTGGTCGCGCGGATCGATCCGCAAAAGGCCTACGACTTTTTCTACCGGCAGTACGGCTGGAACAAGACGGCCGTGGATCAGCAGGTGCTCACCGCGCTTGATGAGCGGTCGATCATGGCAACCCCGCCCGATCAGACTTCGATCATGTGCTATCAGCTTCCAGGAAGCATCACCCGCGATGGTCAGCCTATTCAGGGCGGCCTGGATATCAACCGCACCGACTACACGTTTGCCGCGCGGATCTATCCGAAGGCGGCGTACAACACGATGGATACGCCAGACGACGCGCAGAAGTCCTCTGTGGATCGGGACGCCTGGAGCGCATCGGAAGATGTAGAGGTAACGGTGTGA
- a CDS encoding response regulator, translated as MESAGELVYLVDDDERVREALAALLRANGRTVHAFNSGRAFLDTPRQKAVACLILDMRMPGLSGLDVQKLVSSDAHIPVIFITGRGDVPSTVLAMKGGAVDFLTKPIDEDALLNAIDAALAKAHVLRAEAADTAALHALYQSLTPREQELLPLLVSGLLNKQAAAVLGITEYTVQVHRGHIMRKMRADSFATLVRQASRLQIEASPTR; from the coding sequence ATGGAATCCGCAGGTGAACTGGTGTATCTGGTCGACGACGACGAGCGGGTGCGAGAGGCACTCGCTGCGCTGCTGCGTGCAAACGGAAGAACCGTCCACGCGTTCAACTCCGGCAGAGCGTTTCTCGACACACCGCGCCAGAAAGCCGTTGCATGTCTGATCCTCGATATGAGAATGCCCGGCCTGAGTGGCCTGGACGTCCAGAAGCTCGTCAGCTCGGACGCTCATATTCCCGTCATTTTCATCACGGGGCGAGGCGATGTGCCATCCACGGTGCTGGCCATGAAGGGCGGCGCGGTTGACTTCCTCACCAAGCCCATCGACGAAGACGCGTTGCTCAACGCGATCGATGCGGCACTCGCCAAAGCCCATGTGCTTCGCGCGGAGGCGGCAGATACAGCGGCGCTCCACGCGCTCTATCAATCGCTGACACCTCGTGAGCAGGAACTCTTGCCGTTACTCGTCAGCGGCTTGCTCAACAAGCAGGCTGCGGCTGTCCTTGGTATCACCGAATACACCGTCCAGGTACATCGAGGCCACATAATGAGAAAAATGCGCGCAGATTCATTCGCCACGCTGGTAAGGCAGGCAAGCAGACTGCAGATCGAAGCATCGCCGACACGATAG
- a CDS encoding FUSC family protein codes for MAAADYLPPMPVMLRNAGDFLTRELAPFPGRLNVMLRCMLTSAIVIVASMALEVPELPLSLLVVFYVTQANVVVTRLVGIMFMLGSTLAIGLSILLLKFTFDYPLLRIVVASAVFFGSVYLLRVLKIGVVFFIVAIVVIYVQSFVDQTDQADLLIRAVLWVWVAVNYPIALALVVNTLLLPAEPQLQLKTEIHRQLAALDMRLTQLIDNTPNLTPITLAAVQQGALTLQKLLRFTTMRDAHYREHQASQLALIATVSRLYRGASELPDTWPAPSPARRAMLSELRANVRALDEAVMSGEPYRHVSTATPEEHNAADTIPAAGELQRALHAYADLTARGAETGKPAADEPMVAPDAWTNPAYLRFSLKTLLAVLACYVFYNAVDWQGIHTIMLTCVIVALPSLGASTQRALLRLTGAAIGSALALFMVVFVIPHLDDIVGLLLITLPVAALGAWISAGSERIGYAGIQVIFTFSLAVLGQFGPTTNLTEIRDRMVGILLGVGVATFVQMSFWREGEGDALRQRLATMLRAIAAQLRTPTDEAADELPYAQRQLQAWAVLADCEATLARVALEPGWQEAEHAQWTLRAQTVLAQGREIMLAGDALRSTLGAQAAASSSQTLDAVRSTQEQARIELNRYADELAASPPDARAPRRSEIAAQAVEAADRPLIAAADELSRQVAGLPDWRAEVQDGASVAAPSSQPI; via the coding sequence ATGGCCGCCGCCGACTACTTGCCGCCGATGCCCGTTATGCTGCGCAATGCAGGCGATTTCCTGACACGCGAGCTTGCGCCTTTTCCTGGTCGGCTCAACGTGATGTTGCGTTGCATGTTGACGAGCGCAATCGTGATCGTCGCTTCGATGGCGCTCGAAGTGCCGGAGCTTCCGCTGTCACTGCTGGTGGTGTTTTACGTCACACAGGCGAACGTGGTGGTGACGCGGCTGGTCGGCATCATGTTCATGCTCGGATCGACGCTCGCCATTGGCCTGTCGATCCTGCTGCTGAAATTCACATTCGACTACCCGTTGCTGCGCATCGTCGTTGCGAGTGCGGTGTTTTTCGGCAGCGTGTATTTGCTGCGCGTTCTGAAGATCGGCGTGGTGTTTTTCATCGTCGCCATCGTCGTGATCTATGTGCAGAGCTTCGTGGACCAGACGGATCAGGCCGACCTGCTGATTCGCGCGGTGTTGTGGGTATGGGTCGCCGTCAACTACCCGATCGCGCTGGCGCTCGTGGTCAATACGCTGCTGTTGCCCGCCGAACCGCAGTTGCAGCTCAAGACGGAAATCCATCGGCAGCTTGCGGCGCTCGACATGCGGCTGACGCAACTGATCGACAACACCCCGAACCTCACGCCGATCACGCTAGCCGCCGTCCAGCAAGGCGCGCTGACCCTGCAAAAGCTGCTGCGGTTCACGACGATGCGAGATGCGCATTATCGTGAGCATCAGGCGTCGCAGCTTGCACTCATCGCGACCGTGTCGCGTCTGTATCGCGGCGCGAGCGAGTTGCCCGATACATGGCCGGCGCCTTCGCCGGCGCGGCGTGCGATGTTGTCCGAGTTGCGGGCGAACGTCCGGGCACTCGACGAAGCGGTGATGTCGGGCGAACCGTATCGTCACGTGAGCACCGCGACGCCGGAAGAACACAATGCCGCCGACACGATTCCTGCCGCAGGCGAGTTGCAGCGCGCGCTGCATGCATACGCGGATCTCACCGCGCGGGGTGCGGAGACGGGCAAACCGGCCGCGGACGAGCCGATGGTGGCGCCCGACGCATGGACGAACCCCGCATACCTGCGCTTTTCGTTGAAGACGCTGCTTGCGGTGCTGGCCTGCTACGTTTTCTACAACGCGGTCGACTGGCAGGGCATACACACGATCATGCTGACCTGCGTGATCGTCGCGCTGCCGAGCCTCGGCGCATCGACGCAGCGTGCGCTACTGCGGCTGACGGGGGCCGCGATTGGCAGTGCGCTGGCGCTCTTCATGGTGGTGTTCGTCATTCCTCATCTCGACGATATCGTCGGCTTGCTGTTGATCACGCTGCCCGTCGCCGCGCTCGGGGCATGGATATCGGCGGGATCGGAGCGGATCGGCTACGCCGGCATCCAGGTGATATTCACGTTCTCGCTCGCCGTCCTCGGGCAGTTCGGTCCGACCACGAACCTGACTGAAATCCGCGACCGGATGGTGGGCATTCTGCTGGGCGTCGGTGTGGCGACCTTTGTGCAGATGTCGTTCTGGCGGGAAGGCGAGGGCGACGCGTTGCGGCAGAGACTCGCAACCATGTTGCGCGCGATTGCCGCACAACTGCGCACGCCCACCGACGAAGCGGCGGATGAATTGCCGTATGCGCAGCGCCAGTTGCAGGCATGGGCGGTATTGGCCGACTGCGAGGCGACGCTCGCGCGTGTCGCACTCGAGCCCGGCTGGCAGGAAGCCGAGCATGCGCAATGGACATTGCGCGCCCAAACCGTGCTCGCGCAGGGACGCGAGATCATGCTGGCAGGCGATGCGCTGCGCAGTACGCTGGGCGCGCAAGCGGCAGCGTCGAGCTCGCAAACGCTCGATGCCGTGCGCTCGACGCAAGAACAGGCGCGCATCGAACTCAACCGGTATGCGGACGAGCTTGCGGCCAGCCCGCCCGACGCCCGCGCGCCGCGACGCAGCGAGATCGCTGCACAAGCGGTCGAAGCAGCCGATAGACCGCTCATCGCCGCAGCGGACGAACTGTCGCGGCAAGTCGCGGGGTTGCCGGACTGGCGCGCCGAGGTACAGGACGGGGCGTCCGTTGCGGCGCCCTCATCACAGCCCATATGA